Proteins from a genomic interval of Magnetovibrio sp. PR-2:
- the gloB gene encoding hydroxyacylglutathione hydrolase yields MSDMAIMQIPVLSDNYIYLIHDQVSKTTACVDPAVAAPVIEAAEEQGWRITHVLVTHPHYDHTDGVADIVEAHGAEVYGSRHDFGDIPKCDHGVVEGDEIQMGPYTVEVLDVPGHTAHHVAYHIADMGAVFVGDTLFSLGCGRLFGGTAGQMWSSLKKLRELPSETYVFCAHEYTNANADFALSVDPDNPDLIARAAEVLALRQRGEPTVPSTLATEIRSNPFLRCDFPAFKEHLNMANANSEDVFAEVRKRKDNF; encoded by the coding sequence ATGAGTGATATGGCCATCATGCAAATTCCGGTTTTGTCGGACAACTACATCTATTTAATCCACGACCAAGTGAGCAAAACCACGGCCTGTGTCGATCCAGCCGTGGCCGCTCCGGTTATAGAAGCCGCCGAAGAACAGGGCTGGCGCATCACCCACGTTTTGGTCACGCACCCCCATTACGACCACACCGACGGTGTGGCGGACATAGTTGAGGCGCACGGGGCAGAGGTTTACGGCTCGCGTCACGACTTCGGCGACATTCCCAAGTGTGATCATGGCGTCGTCGAAGGCGATGAAATCCAGATGGGTCCCTACACGGTGGAGGTCTTGGACGTGCCCGGCCACACCGCGCACCATGTGGCCTATCACATTGCGGATATGGGGGCCGTGTTTGTGGGCGATACTTTGTTTTCGCTGGGCTGTGGCCGTTTGTTCGGCGGGACGGCGGGGCAGATGTGGTCGAGCTTGAAGAAGCTGCGCGAGCTTCCAAGCGAAACCTACGTTTTTTGCGCCCACGAATACACCAACGCCAACGCCGATTTTGCGCTGAGCGTCGATCCCGACAATCCCGATTTAATAGCGCGCGCAGCCGAGGTCTTGGCGTTGCGTCAGCGCGGCGAGCCGACGGTGCCCTCAACTTTGGCCACGGAAATCCGCAGCAATCCCTTTTTGCGCTGTGACTTTCCGGCTTTTAAAGAACACCTCAATATGGCGAACGCGAACAGCGAAGATGTGTTCGCAGAAGTCCGCAAACGGAAGGACAATTTTTAA